The Candidatus Eisenbacteria bacterium genome segment CTGTCATCAAGAGCCTTGGCACCAGCCGACTGGTTCTTGATAGATAAGTCTATGAGTGCCACCTTGACTTCATACTCGTCCTGCCAGTCGCATATTGGAATCTGGTACATGACTGCTGTGGCCTCAATGAGGCCGGAAGGCTTTATCAACGTCCCAGGACCTGTGAGCTTCCACTCGTACTCCAGGAGGTCAGAGTAGGGTCCCCATTTTTTGACGACCGAGTCCCCACGGCAGTCAACGCACTTCTGAACAAGAAAGTCGTAATCTTCCCCTATAAGTGAGATGCCGATTACATCACCTGGCCTCATATGCCTCAACGTGTCATCGGGCGGCCAGTACTGAAAGTCACGAATGACCTGGATGGGAGGTCCCTTTCGCCACTTATAAGCGAGGTCGCAGGGAAGATAGCAGATGACCAAAAAGTCAATGCAGGTCCAAATGGGCATAGAATCATCAATAACAACCGTCCACGTGCCAGGAAATGCGGGAAAAGTCTGATTGCACCCTGCGTTCGACTCTATGCTGACTTCGTAGGTGCCAGAAGGTAGAGAGGCGAAGGAGTAATTCCCAAGATAGTCGGTGCTTGTTGAGTCTGAAACCTGCCCACTTATGTACACAGCCCATCCAGGAAGGCCGGGTTCGAGGCTGTCTGGCTGGCCATTACCGTTCAGATCATGATAAACCGTTCCGCTTATGCGTCCCCCTGCCATGCACCCATTCCCGCCGGCCCCCTCAGATCCTTCTGGTCCAATTCGTTGCCGGGTGCCCCAGAAAGGGTACGGCATGGCCAGAGCTTTGGCAAACGATCCCGCCGGATTCCCAATGTCGTTGTTGTAACACGAGCTGAGCGTATCAGGGTCCGGGCCATCCTGGCAAGAAGTGGCAAGCTTGAGGACCGGCCAATCGCCTCCCGTCCCGCTACCCCAGTAGACGAGATCAACGTCACACACGAGGTCAGAGACACAGTTCCAGAAAAAAAGCCAAATGAACTCTCCAAAATCGGTGAGCAGGTTATAGCCCGGATATGGATAACCCTTGTTGCTGCCGACATCGACCATCTGAACAGCAGTTGTAGCGCCTCCAGCATTGAACAGCATGAAGTCAGCATCTTTGCTGGTGTCACGCTTATACCGCCCCCCATCGCAAGCTATCAGCTTGACCTCTCCGGGGTTGATCCTGGAGCCATCCGGGAACCTGAAGGCCCAGTCCGTTTGGCTCCCGGCAAGATTCACGGTCCCAGTTTGAGGCAAGGCCGAATAGCCGTTGGCATCAGCGAGATAGTACTTGGAAAGGTCAAGTGAATCCGAGGTGGGATTGTAGATCTCGATGAATTCTGCCGAGTCTGAAGCGCTGAAAATGTTTGGGCCATGCCAACCCACCTCGGTTATGAGCAGATGGGTGCCTGTTATACCCGCAACAACAGAGTCTGGGGTGGGTACTGCGTAAAACACGCTGTTCCACTGGGCGCCAGTGTGGTCTTCCGTCGTTTCGTCGTGGCCGCCAGTAGTCTGCTGGGCGATCGCGTGCATTTCAAATGCAAAGCTGACGGCAACAGTAATCATCCACGACACAACTACCGTCATTGCACAACGCGATAGGGCTGTCACGCAGCAAGTCATATGATCAGGGGATCTGGAGACGCGTGAACTGCGAGGTCGGGTTTTTGTCCTTGGCTGGGGGCTGAGGAATCCGCGTGCGCGGCTGAGGACAAGAAAGACAAACGTGCTTTTCATGTCATCCCTGCTCTTACTGCCGAATGGAGCTGGAGTGCGAGAATGCATCGCAAGCTTGCATTGTCTCTACAATGTAATTCTACAACATGGAGGAGGTTATGTCAACACATCGAATTGACTCATAATAAA includes the following:
- a CDS encoding SdrD B-like domain-containing protein; protein product: MTVVVSWMITVAVSFAFEMHAIAQQTTGGHDETTEDHTGAQWNSVFYAVPTPDSVVAGITGTHLLITEVGWHGPNIFSASDSAEFIEIYNPTSDSLDLSKYYLADANGYSALPQTGTVNLAGSQTDWAFRFPDGSRINPGEVKLIACDGGRYKRDTSKDADFMLFNAGGATTAVQMVDVGSNKGYPYPGYNLLTDFGEFIWLFFWNCVSDLVCDVDLVYWGSGTGGDWPVLKLATSCQDGPDPDTLSSCYNNDIGNPAGSFAKALAMPYPFWGTRQRIGPEGSEGAGGNGCMAGGRISGTVYHDLNGNGQPDSLEPGLPGWAVYISGQVSDSTSTDYLGNYSFASLPSGTYEVSIESNAGCNQTFPAFPGTWTVVIDDSMPIWTCIDFLVICYLPCDLAYKWRKGPPIQVIRDFQYWPPDDTLRHMRPGDVIGISLIGEDYDFLVQKCVDCRGDSVVKKWGPYSDLLEYEWKLTGPGTLIKPSGLIEATAVMYQIPICDWQDEYEVKVALIDLSIKNQSAGAKALDDSLYAGRLVVSMIKDCTSPLPGGIRVLIGKGSGSPKEPEQIEEFELGTCLPQQPIWERRDPISAADILVDEAPNLCPDYLTLLSVLAADVDSVSLSCVDYEPYCVPESATILPLDPLRYTWSLEEGKGSFPLGTAGATVVFRRSRSAGAKVRCTIRDSQTQFIDYEVIKDINITKAKPPQAFVGVGDIQAKPGGIPTGIPLWSLRDAAEEAEKKYASAGYAVTVSLEATQDKVKEVVQNSCYQALWITGHGWGGSIDLSGGKGFGPAAVDEWSFEKWGCYHSPFIREMVLLGCKTYTHKWKSRFVCALLHTFNHLLIAAEAAGLIGLDPYTWEVTEHFPPPAHNLSAL